A stretch of Paracoccus sp. N5 DNA encodes these proteins:
- the recJ gene encoding single-stranded-DNA-specific exonuclease RecJ, whose translation MTALLSPAFLSVTASLTGRSWRGPETSLERAAEALAQDSRLPLPVSRVLAERGVPAHEAQAYLDPKLRDLLPDPLRLRDMDKAAERITAAALSGQRIAVFADYDVDGGASAALLIDWLRRQGRDATLYIPDRIDEGYGPNAPAIAALSQSHDLIVCVDCGTLSHEALAAATCDVIVLDHHQGGETLPPVLAVVNPNRADEDGALGHLCAAGVVFLTLVRCNSLLRAAGHAAPDLIPLLDLVALATVADVAPLVGVNRAFVRQGLLIMARRERPGLVALSDVARLDSAPNAFHLGFLLGPRINAGGRVGQADLGAQCLSCTDAALAQRLAAELDALNRDRRAIEAAVRGEALAQVEARGAETLAWAAGQGWHPGVVGIVAARMKEATNLPSVVIGIEGGIGKGSARSVPGVDLGRAVQRLAAEGLLLKGGGHAMAAGLTVEEALLPAAMERLAQLLSREMAARSGAGELRISGLLDPAGATVELMQMLDRAGPFGQAAPAPRFAFADQLIDSASTMGDSHLRLRFRSAGSPVIEAVAWGAMTGPLGPALLGAKGRRFHLAGRLELSQWGGRERVRLRLDDAAPVG comes from the coding sequence ATGACCGCTTTGCTTTCGCCCGCCTTCCTTTCCGTCACCGCCTCGCTGACCGGCCGGTCGTGGCGCGGCCCCGAGACCAGCCTGGAGCGTGCGGCCGAAGCGCTGGCGCAGGACAGCCGCCTGCCCCTGCCCGTCAGCCGCGTTCTGGCCGAGCGCGGCGTGCCGGCGCATGAGGCGCAGGCCTATCTGGACCCCAAGCTGCGCGACCTGCTGCCCGACCCGCTGCGGCTGCGCGACATGGACAAGGCGGCCGAACGCATCACCGCCGCCGCCCTGTCCGGCCAGCGCATCGCCGTCTTTGCCGATTACGACGTGGACGGCGGCGCCTCGGCCGCGTTGCTGATCGACTGGCTGCGCCGCCAGGGCCGCGATGCGACGCTTTATATTCCCGACCGCATCGACGAGGGTTACGGCCCGAACGCCCCGGCCATCGCCGCGCTGTCGCAAAGCCACGACCTGATCGTCTGCGTCGACTGCGGCACGCTGAGCCACGAGGCGCTGGCCGCCGCCACCTGCGACGTGATCGTGCTGGACCACCACCAAGGCGGCGAGACGCTGCCGCCGGTCCTGGCCGTGGTGAACCCCAACCGCGCCGACGAGGACGGCGCCCTGGGCCATCTCTGCGCCGCGGGCGTCGTCTTCCTGACGCTGGTGCGCTGCAACAGCCTGCTGCGTGCCGCGGGCCATGCGGCGCCCGACCTGATCCCGCTTCTGGACCTGGTGGCGCTGGCGACGGTGGCCGATGTGGCGCCGCTGGTCGGGGTCAACCGGGCCTTCGTGCGCCAGGGGCTGCTGATCATGGCCCGGCGCGAGCGGCCCGGCCTGGTGGCGCTGTCGGATGTGGCGCGGCTCGATTCGGCGCCGAACGCCTTTCACCTGGGCTTCCTGCTGGGGCCGCGGATCAACGCCGGCGGCCGTGTCGGGCAGGCCGACCTGGGGGCGCAATGCCTGTCCTGCACCGATGCCGCCCTGGCGCAGCGCCTGGCGGCGGAACTGGACGCGTTGAACCGCGACCGCCGCGCCATCGAGGCCGCCGTGCGTGGCGAGGCGCTGGCCCAGGTCGAGGCGCGCGGCGCCGAGACACTGGCCTGGGCCGCCGGCCAGGGCTGGCATCCGGGCGTGGTCGGCATCGTTGCCGCGCGGATGAAAGAGGCGACCAACCTGCCCTCGGTCGTGATCGGCATCGAGGGCGGCATCGGCAAGGGCTCGGCGCGCTCGGTCCCGGGCGTCGACCTGGGCCGCGCCGTGCAGCGCCTGGCGGCCGAGGGGCTGCTGCTGAAGGGCGGCGGCCATGCCATGGCGGCCGGGCTGACGGTGGAGGAGGCCCTGCTTCCCGCCGCGATGGAGCGGTTGGCGCAGCTTTTGTCGCGCGAGATGGCCGCGCGCAGCGGCGCGGGCGAGTTGCGCATCTCGGGGCTGTTGGACCCGGCCGGCGCCACGGTCGAGCTGATGCAGATGCTGGACCGGGCCGGCCCCTTCGGCCAGGCGGCGCCGGCGCCGCGTTTCGCCTTTGCCGACCAGCTGATCGACAGCGCCAGCACCATGGGCGACAGCCACCTGCGCCTGCGCTTCCGCAGCGCCGGCAGCCCGGTGATCGAGGCGGTGGCCTGGGGCGCGATGACCGGCCCGCTGGGCCCGGCCTTGCTGGGCGCGAAGGGTCGCCGCTTCCACTTGGCCGGCAGGCTGGAGCTGTCGCAATGGGGCGGTCGCGAGCGGGTGCGCCTGCGCCTCGACGATGCCGCGCCGGTTGGCTGA
- a CDS encoding tyrosine-type recombinase/integrase → MRKPRNPFPGVSRLVDRHGKVRWRFRRKGRADVYLPGPYGSAEFRTAYEAAVAGVAEPVTRTNSSYGTIAWLIENYLRSPKHMNLSDIRRKTIRRELDWLRGEMGQYQAGRFETRHVEAIMARKTGPTAANTVKKNLSMLFNFAIKYSLADLKHNPAKYADRRRENQDGYHTWTEAEIARFLTFHKPGSKPRLAALLMMNTGAARQDVIRLGWQNIEGDRIRYRRHKTEIGGDYPILPELADELRHVPADRMLFLTHGEGRPYKPETFGNWFKDQCKAAGLPHCSAHGLRKGQATRIAEEGGTELEVMSFLAHATPKEGATYTKKAGRAKLADRGLSRVSGAKPEQKLSNLGGGLDNAIMQPHQKKG, encoded by the coding sequence ATGAGAAAGCCCCGCAATCCCTTCCCTGGCGTTTCCCGGCTTGTGGACCGGCACGGCAAGGTGCGCTGGCGCTTTCGCCGGAAGGGGCGGGCTGACGTGTATCTGCCCGGTCCCTATGGCTCTGCCGAGTTCCGCACCGCCTACGAAGCTGCGGTGGCCGGTGTGGCCGAGCCGGTGACGCGGACCAATTCCAGCTATGGCACCATCGCCTGGCTGATCGAGAATTACTTGCGCAGTCCAAAGCATATGAACCTGTCTGATATTCGTCGCAAGACTATCCGGCGGGAACTGGACTGGCTGCGGGGGGAGATGGGGCAGTATCAGGCCGGGCGGTTCGAGACGAGGCATGTCGAGGCGATCATGGCCCGCAAAACCGGCCCGACCGCTGCGAACACGGTGAAGAAGAACCTGTCCATGCTTTTCAACTTCGCAATCAAGTATTCTCTGGCCGATCTGAAGCACAATCCGGCCAAGTATGCAGATCGGCGTAGGGAAAACCAGGATGGATACCACACTTGGACCGAGGCCGAGATTGCGCGGTTTCTAACGTTCCACAAGCCGGGCAGCAAACCCCGGCTGGCTGCTCTGCTGATGATGAACACGGGTGCCGCGCGGCAAGATGTGATCCGCCTTGGCTGGCAGAACATCGAGGGCGACCGGATCAGATACCGGCGGCACAAGACCGAGATTGGCGGCGACTATCCGATCCTGCCTGAATTGGCCGACGAACTGCGGCATGTGCCCGCCGACCGGATGTTGTTTCTCACCCACGGCGAGGGACGGCCCTACAAACCCGAGACGTTCGGCAACTGGTTCAAGGATCAATGCAAGGCGGCGGGGCTTCCGCATTGCTCCGCGCATGGCCTGCGTAAGGGGCAGGCGACAAGGATCGCAGAGGAAGGCGGGACCGAATTGGAGGTCATGAGCTTCCTTGCACATGCGACCCCGAAAGAGGGCGCGACCTATACCAAAAAGGCCGGGCGAGCAAAGCTTGCCGATCGAGGTCTCTCAAGAGTTTCCGGGGCGAAACCAGAACAGAAGTTGTCTAACCTTGGTGGCGGGTTAGACAATGCCATCATGCAACCACATCAAAAGAAAGGGTAA
- a CDS encoding IS256 family transposase: MTTDMMNFRDLVEKAPDADLLREMIGFAAERLMELEVGAVTGAAYGEKDPARRAQRNGYRDRDWETRAGTVELRIPKLRKGSYFPGFLEPRRMAEKALTAVIQEAYVQGISTRSVDDLVKAMGMSGISKSQVSRLCEEIDGKVKAFLNRPLEGDWPYLWIDATYLKVRRGGRIVSVAVIIAIGVNTDGRREVLGLEIGTSEAEPIWTEFLRKLTRRGLRGVKLVISDAHEGIKAAVSKVLSATWQRCRVHFQRNALAHAGKSGRRVVSAFIATAFAQDTAKAASTQWRAVADQIRPKVPKLATLMDDAEHDVLAYMSFPKEHRAKLHSTNPIERLNGEIKRRTDVVGIFPNDDAIVRLVGALLLEQNDEWTVQRTRYMTLETIASMGDDPVISLPAAAS, encoded by the coding sequence ATGACCACCGACATGATGAACTTCCGCGACCTTGTGGAGAAGGCCCCTGATGCGGACCTGCTGCGCGAGATGATCGGCTTTGCGGCCGAACGGCTGATGGAGCTGGAGGTCGGCGCTGTGACGGGCGCGGCCTATGGCGAGAAGGACCCTGCACGGCGGGCGCAGCGCAACGGCTACCGCGACAGGGACTGGGAGACGCGCGCCGGGACGGTCGAACTGCGTATTCCGAAGCTTCGGAAGGGCAGCTACTTTCCGGGCTTTCTCGAGCCCCGGCGGATGGCCGAGAAGGCGCTAACGGCGGTCATCCAGGAGGCCTACGTTCAGGGTATCTCGACGCGGTCCGTGGACGATCTGGTCAAGGCCATGGGCATGTCGGGGATCAGCAAGAGCCAAGTCTCGCGGCTCTGCGAAGAGATCGACGGCAAGGTGAAGGCGTTTCTGAACCGCCCCCTCGAAGGTGACTGGCCCTATCTCTGGATCGACGCCACCTACCTCAAGGTCCGTCGAGGCGGGCGGATCGTCTCGGTCGCCGTCATCATCGCCATCGGCGTCAACACCGATGGGCGGCGCGAGGTTCTTGGTCTCGAGATCGGCACATCCGAGGCCGAGCCGATCTGGACGGAGTTCCTTCGCAAGCTGACCCGCCGCGGACTGCGCGGGGTGAAGCTCGTCATCAGCGATGCCCACGAAGGCATCAAGGCCGCGGTCTCGAAGGTGCTCAGCGCCACCTGGCAGCGCTGTCGCGTCCACTTCCAGCGCAATGCCCTGGCGCATGCCGGGAAGAGCGGGCGGCGCGTCGTCTCGGCCTTCATCGCCACCGCCTTCGCCCAAGACACCGCCAAGGCCGCCAGCACCCAGTGGCGCGCCGTGGCCGACCAGATCAGGCCCAAGGTGCCGAAGCTGGCCACCCTCATGGATGACGCGGAGCATGACGTCCTGGCCTACATGTCCTTCCCCAAGGAACACCGGGCCAAGCTGCACTCGACCAACCCGATCGAAAGGCTGAACGGCGAGATCAAGCGCCGCACCGACGTCGTCGGAATATTCCCGAATGACGACGCCATCGTCCGCCTCGTCGGGGCTCTGCTCCTCGAACAGAACGATGAATGGACCGTTCAGCGCACCCGCTACATGACGCTGGAAACCATCGCGTCAATGGGCGATGATCCCGTCATCAGCCTGCCCGCAGCGGCATCCTGA
- a CDS encoding phage head closure protein: MMDKITAADLTLFGSFYEPFEDTDPDGQVIQDWILRFTCPVHIRHLRGGEEVMQARLASRNPVIVTVRTCNQARRVTSEWRVSVGGKLYDIKEDPRPDQARRLLEMLVEG, encoded by the coding sequence ATGATGGACAAGATCACGGCGGCAGACCTGACCCTGTTCGGCAGCTTCTACGAGCCGTTCGAGGATACCGACCCGGACGGGCAGGTTATCCAGGACTGGATCTTGCGTTTCACCTGCCCGGTTCACATCAGGCACCTGCGGGGCGGCGAGGAAGTCATGCAGGCGAGGCTGGCGTCCAGGAACCCGGTGATCGTCACGGTTCGCACCTGCAACCAGGCGCGGCGCGTCACCAGCGAATGGCGCGTGTCAGTCGGCGGCAAGCTCTACGACATCAAGGAAGATCCGCGGCCAGATCAGGCGCGGCGGCTGCTGGAAATGCTGGTCGAGGGATAG
- a CDS encoding phage portal protein, with amino-acid sequence MSLWESGLSLADVTGTDLLDRRSMAICARSLALRGECLFLVRGDRLVPCTDWDLSTRYGQPRAYRVGLPEVGGGRSETVLAGEVLHFRIGCDAVTPWAGTAPLARAKLSASLLDEITTALRDVFRDAPIGSQIIPVPEGSTEDMDAMRRSFRGNRGAALVIEGVAQATAAGMNPNIGKSPDQLSPQLDKTLADKLLTEAKGEIYGVFGILPGLMNESTTGPLVREAQRHLAQLVLQPVANLMAEEASEKLGTAVAIDVVRPMQAFDHGGKARALATMLQAMATAKEAGLDPATVKDALAFIDWAE; translated from the coding sequence GTGAGCCTCTGGGAAAGCGGCCTGTCGCTGGCTGACGTGACCGGCACCGACCTGCTGGATCGCCGCTCCATGGCGATCTGCGCGCGCTCCCTGGCGCTGCGGGGTGAATGTCTGTTCCTGGTTCGCGGCGACCGGCTGGTGCCCTGCACCGATTGGGATCTGTCCACCCGCTACGGCCAGCCTCGCGCCTATCGCGTCGGCCTGCCCGAAGTGGGCGGTGGCCGCTCCGAAACCGTGCTGGCGGGCGAGGTGCTGCACTTCCGGATCGGCTGCGATGCCGTGACCCCGTGGGCCGGGACTGCTCCCTTGGCAAGGGCGAAGCTGTCGGCATCGCTCCTGGACGAAATCACCACCGCCCTGCGCGACGTGTTCCGCGATGCGCCCATCGGTTCGCAGATCATCCCCGTGCCCGAGGGCAGCACCGAGGACATGGACGCGATGCGGCGCAGCTTCCGGGGCAACCGGGGCGCGGCGCTGGTCATCGAGGGCGTGGCGCAGGCGACGGCGGCGGGCATGAACCCGAACATCGGCAAGTCCCCGGATCAGCTTTCCCCGCAACTCGACAAGACGCTGGCCGACAAGCTTCTGACCGAGGCCAAGGGCGAGATCTACGGCGTGTTCGGCATCCTTCCCGGCCTGATGAACGAAAGCACGACCGGCCCACTTGTGCGCGAGGCGCAGCGGCACCTGGCGCAGCTGGTGTTGCAACCCGTTGCAAATCTCATGGCCGAGGAAGCCAGCGAGAAGCTGGGCACTGCTGTGGCGATCGACGTGGTGCGACCGATGCAGGCGTTCGATCATGGCGGCAAGGCGCGGGCGCTGGCCACGATGCTGCAAGCCATGGCGACGGCGAAAGAGGCCGGGTTGGACCCCGCGACCGTCAAGGACGCGCTGGCCTTCATCGACTGGGCGGAATGA